The window GATGCCGAACAGCAGGTCGCAGCCATTGTCGAGCAGTGCGGTTCCGGCCTGGGTCGCGGCCTGCGGGTCGAACCAGGAATTGATGGCGATCGCCTGCAGGGTGGCGTTGGGATTGACCGAGCGTGCGCCCATCAGGAAGGCGTTGGTGCCGGAGAACACCGACGGCACCGGGAACGAGGCCACATAGCCGAGCTTGCCGCTCTTGCTCATCAGTCCTGCGGCGACGCCGGTGACATAAGTGGGGTACCAGTGCGCCACATAATAAGTGCCGAGATTGTCGAGCGGATTGCGGCCGTCGCATTCGAAGAACGCAACCTTCGGTGAGCGCTTGGCGACGTCATAGAGGAAGTCGCCATAGTTCGAGGTGGCGAACACCATGTTGGCGCCCTCCGACACGAACTGGCGGAATGTCCGCGTCGCGTCCGCCGAATAGGGAATGCTTTCGACGAACAGCGTCTTGAGCTTGGGGAACGCCGCCTGCACGGCCTTCATTCCCTGGTCGTGGCTCCAGGTCCAGCCTTCGTCGGTGACCGGGCCGGTATGGCCGAAGGCGATGACGGCATCTTTCTCGTCCACCGCGGGCAGCGGTGCCGCGGCGCGGGCCGAGCGGATCAGGGCCGGCGGCAGCAGCAGCGAACTGCCGGCGGCGGCGCCGATATTGAGCAGGCCTCGGCGGGACGGATTGCGGAGATCGAACATGACTTAACCTCGCTGTGTGTGAACACCTGAGCATCTCAGGCGTGGATTCGCTGCCATGGGGAGGCGCTGTGCCGAAACGTGAAGAGCGATGTCGACCGATCGGGGGTGCCGATCATCGTCTTCGTCGCTCGCTGAGTCATTTCCGTAGCAAGGTCCATGCCGGACATTGGCGGTGTGAGGGAGCCGGCGATCATGATCACCAGCAAAACCATTCGCACCCGAGTCACCCGCGACGAACACCTTGTGCCTCCGATAGCAGGCGGACGGGGTCACAACGACATCGGTGTCTCGTGCGTCCGCATCATCAGCCTGTCGGCTTGCCGCTGTTTCGCATAGGCACTGTTTTGGGATCGGACTGATGTGTTGAAAGCAACATCATTCGGCGTCAACATCTTAAAAAACAAGCAAAATGCGGGTCTTCTGCTCAAACGGTATGCACGCGTCATTTTTGGGCTTGCCCGGCTTGCGAGACGATCCAATAAGTCGAATAAAGGTGTCGGGCATCATGCAGGGAGCAACCACCATCGTCTTCGTCGGTCGTTTCGTTGCAGCGAGTTTCATCGAATTCGTCGATCATCGCGCCCGGCGTCTGCAACTCGACGCAGTGGTTGAGGCCGTCAGTTCCGATCGCATCGAGGTTGCCGTATCGGGCCAGCGCGACCTGATCGATGCATTCGAGATGGCGTGCAGCCTCGGACCGATCGATTGCCTGGTGCACGATGTGGCGCGGCGGGACGCGCCGAGATGAGCGTCGCGTCATGCCCAGAAATTTGTTTTTCGACTTTCGGCTTCTCGGCTTTGTTTCTTCGGAAGTGGAGGTGAGCTGATGGAGCTCGGCATCGGCTGGTATCCCGTCGCTCTTGCAGATGATCTCGCGAGCCGCACGTCGGCCGGCACCCGGTTGTTCGGCCGGGAGCTCGTGGTCTGGCGCGACGATGCGGGGTCTTCCCACGTCTGGGAGGATCGCTGTCCGCATCGCGGCATGCGTCTCAGCTTCGGTTTTGTCCGCGACAACGCCATCGCCTGCCTCTACCACGGCTGGCAATACGACACGGCGGCGCGATGCCGCTACATTCCCGCCCACCCGGATATTCAGGTGCCGGGCTCGATCAAGGTTGCCACCTGCGCCTCGGTCGAGCGGCTCGGCCTGGTGTGGGCCTACAGCGAGATCGATCAGGATGCGGTTGAGTCGATGCCGCCGGTGGATCGCGGGCCGCTGACGCCGGTGCGCAGCCTGACCGTCGAGGTTTCATGCGCACGGGTGTTCGATGAACTGGCCCAGGTTCATCTTCCGCATTTCAGCGACGGTCCCCGGAGTGGCCAGCCGCGGCACCACCGCGCCGGTGCGCTGGTTTTGCTGGCCGCCGGCGACGACGAACTGATCGTCGCCGTGCAGCCGCTGTCGGAGCGCGAGACCGCGTTGCATCTCGTCATCGCCGGTGCGCCGAAGATCTATCGCGGCGCCGGCCAGAAGCATTTTTCGGCGTGGGCCGAGGCCCTGCGCCGCAAGCTCGAAGCGTCCGGCGGTGCGGGGGGCGCCGGCGAGGCGCAGCGTGAGGTGGCGCTGTGAACGAGATCTTGCTCTACGATTTCGAACTTGACGAGAACTGCTACAAGGTGCGCCTGTTGCTCTCGGCGCTCGGCGTCGCCTACCGCAAGATCGCGGTCAACATGTTTCCCGGCAACGAACACACCGAGCCGCCGCTGCTGGCACTCAATCCGCGCGGCAGCCTGCCGATCCTGGTCGACGGCGATGCCGTTCTCAGCGAGGCGGAAGCCATCCTGTGCTATCTCGCCCGGGCGCACGATGGGGCGGGCACCTGGCTACCGGCCGATCCAAAAGCATTCGGCGTCGTGATGACGTGGCTGCAGTTCGCGGCCCGCGATCTTGATACGGCGTCGCGCGCGCGCCGCCATGCGATGTTCGACGAACCGGCGGACCAAGCCGCACTCGCCGCTGCCGTGCGCCGCGCCTTCCGCCTGATGGACGATCACATGACCGCCCGTGAATTCGACGACGCGCAGTGGTTCGTCGGCGCGGCGCCGTCGCTCGCCGACCTCGCGCTGTTTCCGGCCATCGCGCTCAGCCGGGATTTCGGTGTCGATCACGAGGCTTACCCCGCCTTGCGGCGCTGGATGCGGCGCCTGCGGACCATTCCAGGTTTCATGACGATGCCGGGGATTCCGGACTATCATTGAAGCGCCCGTCAGTTCCTGAAAGCGAGATTGCCATGACCCCTTTGACCCGCTTCGCCGTCCAGCCGCTGCATACCATGACGCGCCGTCTCGCCGATGTCGCCTCCGGGCGCACCGCGCCTGACATCATCATTACCGGCGCGCGGGTGCTGTCGACTTATTCGGAACGTATTCTCAGTGAACGCGAAGTCTGGATCAGCGGCGGACGCATCGCCGCGGTCAAACCGTCCGGCGCCCACAAGGCCACGGGCGGCCATGCGGCGACCTACGATGCCGCCGGCGGCATCATCGCCCCGGGCCTGGTCGATCCGCACATTCATATCGAGTCGTCAATGGTGACGGCCTGCGCCTATGCGGAAGCGGCGCTGCTCAACGGCACCACCACGATCTTCTGCGACAGCCACGAGATCGGCAATGTGATGGACGTGGCCGGCGTCGAGGCCATGCTGGAGGATGCCCGCCAGGCGCCGCTCTCGATCTTCCTGACGGTGCCGAGCACGGTGCCGGCGACCTCCGCCGCGCTGGAGACGGCCGGCGGCGATCTCACCGCGGAGAAGATCGCGGGCTTGTTCGATCGCTGGCCCGAGGCCGTGGCGCTTGGCGAGAAGATGGATTTCGTTCCCGTCACCATGGGCGATGAGCGCAGCCACGCGATCATTGCCGCCGCGCTCAAGCGGGGACGGCCGGTGTCCGGCCATATCTATGGCCGCGAGTTCGTCGCGGCCTACGCGGCGAGCGGCGTCACCGACACCCATGAGGCGATCGACCGCGACATCGCCGACGATCTGCTGGAGGCCGGTGTCTGGATCTTCCTGCGCGGCGGCCCGCCGACCACGCCGTGGCACAGCCTGCCGCAGGCGATCCGCACCATCACCGAGCTCGGCGCATCGCACAAGCGGATCGCAGTGTGCACCGACGACCGCGATGCCGACGACCTCTTTCAGTTCGGGCTCGATTGGGTGGTGCGCGAAGCAGTCAAGGCTGGGATGTCGCCGGAGCAGGCCTGGTCGATGGGCTCGCTGCACGGCGCGACGCGCTTCAATGCCGAGAACGAGATCGGCGGTTTGGGTGGCGGCCGGCGCGCCGATCTGGTGCTGATGGACGATACTCTCAAGCCGCGCTGCACCTGGTATGGCGGCGAACTGGTGGTTGAAAACGGCAAGATCACGCCAAGGCTCGATGCCGCGCTGTCGCAGCGCTACCAGTATCCGAAGGCGGCTTATGCCACGGTGAAACTGCCGGAGAGCATCAAGCTGACGCCGCCGTTGCCGGCCAAGGCTTGCACCGTCAACGCCATCAAGACGGCGCTGCCGGGCATCACCCTGATCCACGACAAGGTCGCAATCGAACCGGCCAAGGACTGGCCGACGCTGTTCGAGCGTTACGGCCTGTGCTTCGTCACCGTGGTGGAACGGCATGGCAAATCGAAAGGCAATGTCGCCTACGGCCTGCTCAAGGATTTCGGGCTGAAGCGCGGCGCGGTCGCCTCCAGTGTCGGTCACGACAGCCACAACATCGTCATTGCCGGCACCAATGAAGCTGACATGCAGGTCGCGCTCACGGCCATCAAGCAGCAGCAGGGCGGCGTCTGCGTCGTGGCCGACGGTGAGGTGAAGGCATGTGTTGCGCTGCCGATTGCCGGTCTGTTGTCGGACAAGCGTATCACCGAGGTGGCCGAGGAGGTGAAGCTCCTGAAGACGGAATGGACCGCCGCCGGCTGCACCATTCCCTACATGGGCTTCAACCTGATCCCGCTGTCGGTGATCCCGGAGATCCGTATCACCGACAAGGGCCTCGTGCTGGTGCCGCAGATGTGCCTGACGCCGCTGTTTGAATAAACCGAACAAGACACCATGGATCCGCATCGGCTCGGCCTGATCTCGACGCGTCTGCACTATTTCCAGCTCGTCGCCCAGCTGGGGTCGATCCGTCAGGCGGCGCGGGTCCTCAACGTGGCGCCGTCGTCGATCAGCCGGGTGATCGGCCAGCTCGAGGACGAACTCCGGACCCCGCTGTTCGAGCGCATCCGCCAGCGGCTCAAACTCACCAGTGCCGGCGAGATCCTGCTGTACCGGACCCGCGCCAGCCACGGCGAACTGACCCGCGCCTGCACCGAGATCGATGACTTGCAGGGACTGCGTCGCGGCACCGTCACGGTGGCTGTGGTCGAGAGCATTGCGCGAGGCCTCCTGCTCGACGTCATGTCGACGTTCTGGGAGCGCTATCCGGCGATCACGGTCGACATCCGGGTGATGGGATCGCAGCGCGCCTTCGATGCGGTCGCGGAAGGCGAATGCGACATCGGCATTGCTTTCGATATCCGCACGCCGCGCAACGCCCAGCGGCTGAGCGGAACGATGTTGAGCATGGGGGTGCTGATGCATCCCGATCATCGGCTTGCCGGCCGCACCGAACTGCGCCTGTTCGACCTTGCCGGCGAGCGCGTGGTGTTGTCCGACACCAGCCTGTCGCTCAGCGCCTCGATCGAGGAAGCGTTGAGCGGTTCGTCGATCGACTTCGGGCGACGGGCGCGGACCAATTCGATCGGCGTGATGGCGGATCTCGCCACGCGCGGCGATGGCGTGGCGCTGCAGACCCGCGTCGGCGTGCAGGCGGAGATCGTGCGCGGCGCGCTGGTGTTCGTGCCGCTGCGCGATCCCAAGCTGCGTCCACGCAAGCTGGTGCTGATGTCCCGCGCCAAGTCGGGGATGTCCGAGGCGGCAGCCAGTCTTGCGACAATGCTGACCGCGGCGATCGAAGCGCTGGCGGGCGGGTGAGCGAAATGTTGCCTTCAGCGCATCAGCCCGATCGGGAAACAGGCTCTATCCAGAACATCTCGGATCTGGGAGTTTGTGCACGAAAGGGAATTCTGCCGCATGAAACAGTCTGCTGTCGCTGCCGTGATCCGCGGCCTGAAGAAAGCCGGGGTCAGCATCGTCTGCTATCTGCCGGACTCACTGTTCAAGGAGCTTTATCCGGCGCTCGACGCCGACCCGGATATCCGCACCATTCGCGTCACCAATGAAGGCGAGGGGGCTGCGATCTGCGGCGGCGTGTTCCTGTCCGGCAAGCGGGCCGCGCTGGTGATGGAGAACTCCGGGCTGCGCGCCTCCGTCGAGCCGCTCGCCCGCATGGGTCTCGGCGCGGGCATTCCCGTTGTCATGCTGATGAGCTACCGCGGCGAACTCGGCGAGAACAACTGGTGGGCGATCCCCCACGGCATCACCATGGAGCCGGTGCTCAACGCGCTGCGAATTCCCTATCGAATCGTCACCGAGGAGGAGCGCATCGAACGCGCCATTACCGACGCCTTCGATTGGTCCTATGCCGCCTATTATCACTCCGCGGTGGCGCTGGGCGGGGGCGTGGTGCGATGAAGCGCTTCGATTGCATGACGGCGCTGGCCCGCCGGCTCACGGATCAACTGGTGATCCTGTCGCTCGGCGCCAGTGTCGACGAATGGTACAACGCCGCGCCGCACATGCGCGAGGCCAGCCTGTTCCAGCAGCAGCTCGGCTGCGTTACGCCACAGGCCTTCGGGCTCGCCGCCGGCCTTCCGCATCGCCGCATTGTCTCGCTCGATACCGACGGCGGCATGATGTTCAACCTCGGCATTCTCGCCACGCTCGGCAATGAGCAGCCGGCAAACCTGTTCGTCGTGGTCTGGGACAACGAATGCTACCAGTCCATCGGCGGACCGCCGACCCACACCGCGTCGGGCCGTGTCGACATCGCCGCGATTGCCCGCGGCGCCGGTGTCGCCAACGCCTACACGGCGCATACCGTCGAGGAATTCGACGAACACTGCGCGAAGGGGCTGGCCGCCGATGTGCCGTACGTCGTCGTCGCCAAGGTTGCCGGCACGGTGCAGCCCGACATCAAGCGCAAGCACAGCGACGGGCGCGAGGACAAGTACATCTTCGTGCGCCATGTCGAGCGCACCGAGGGCGTCGTGATCATGGGACCGAGCGAGCACAACTGAAGATGGACCGGCTGCAGCCCGCTTATGACTACATCGTGGTCGGCGGCGGTTCCGGCGGCGCGGTGGTGGCGCGGCGCCTGGCCGAACGCGGCGACGCCAGCGTGCTGCTGCTCGAGGCCGGTCCGTCGGATCTCGGCATTCCCGCGATCGAGGATGCTGCAAACTGGACTGGCCTGCTGCGCGGTCCTTATGATTGGGGCTACGACTATGCGCCGTCGCCCCACCTCAACGGGCGTACCATCGCCATTCCGCGCGGCCGCGTGCTCGGCGGCTCGTCCAGCATCAATGCGATGCTGTGGTATCGCGGCCATCCCCGCGATTACGATGCATGGGAAGCCGCCGGCGCGGCGGGGTGGAACTTCCGCAGCGTGTTGCCGTACTTCAAGCGCGCCGAGGATTGGGAAGGCGGTGAAACCGAATTTCGCGGCGCCGGCGGCCCGCTGCGCATCGAGCGGCCGCACAATCCGCATCCCCTCGCACTGGCGATGCTGGACGGCGCTGCCGAACTCGGCCTGCCGGTGATCGACGATCCCAATGGCCCGAGCAATGAGGGTGCGAGCCTCGCCAATCTCAATATGAGCAGCGGCCAACGCTGGAGCGCGGCGCGCGGCTATCTGCGGGCGGTCGCGGAGCGATCCAACCTTGCGATCCGCACGCGGGCGCTCGCGATCGGCCTCGGCTTTGCCGCCGGACGCTGCGTGTCGGTGCGCTGCATTGTCGGCCGCTCCATCAGGGAGATCCGCGCCGAGCGCGAGATCATCCTGGCGCTCGGCGCTATCGACACGCCGCGCCTGCTGCTGATGTCGGGCATCGGCCCGCCTGATGACCTCAGGCGTCTCGGCGTGTCAGTGGTGCAGGCGCTGCCCGGCGTCGGCGAGAACCTGCAGGACCACCCGCTGCTGATGGGGATCAATTTCCGCGCCAGGACCCCGCTCGGTCCGGTGCGCGACAACGGCGGCGGCAGCATGATGAA is drawn from Bradyrhizobium prioriisuperbiae and contains these coding sequences:
- a CDS encoding BMP family ABC transporter substrate-binding protein, coding for MFDLRNPSRRGLLNIGAAAGSSLLLPPALIRSARAAAPLPAVDEKDAVIAFGHTGPVTDEGWTWSHDQGMKAVQAAFPKLKTLFVESIPYSADATRTFRQFVSEGANMVFATSNYGDFLYDVAKRSPKVAFFECDGRNPLDNLGTYYVAHWYPTYVTGVAAGLMSKSGKLGYVASFPVPSVFSGTNAFLMGARSVNPNATLQAIAINSWFDPQAATQAGTALLDNGCDLLFGIMDEAGYLQVAEKRGAKAVMWNTDIRRYGPKGYISSIVIDFKKYYVDQVRKRLEGTWTPSGTILPMGGGVDRDAWGETVPEEVRKQADAVRDKILGGWSPFTGEIKDSKGNVKVAAGHKMTEAELYNWDWSIAGVTGL
- a CDS encoding Rieske 2Fe-2S domain-containing protein; this encodes MELGIGWYPVALADDLASRTSAGTRLFGRELVVWRDDAGSSHVWEDRCPHRGMRLSFGFVRDNAIACLYHGWQYDTAARCRYIPAHPDIQVPGSIKVATCASVERLGLVWAYSEIDQDAVESMPPVDRGPLTPVRSLTVEVSCARVFDELAQVHLPHFSDGPRSGQPRHHRAGALVLLAAGDDELIVAVQPLSERETALHLVIAGAPKIYRGAGQKHFSAWAEALRRKLEASGGAGGAGEAQREVAL
- a CDS encoding glutathione S-transferase family protein produces the protein MNEILLYDFELDENCYKVRLLLSALGVAYRKIAVNMFPGNEHTEPPLLALNPRGSLPILVDGDAVLSEAEAILCYLARAHDGAGTWLPADPKAFGVVMTWLQFAARDLDTASRARRHAMFDEPADQAALAAAVRRAFRLMDDHMTAREFDDAQWFVGAAPSLADLALFPAIALSRDFGVDHEAYPALRRWMRRLRTIPGFMTMPGIPDYH
- a CDS encoding adenine deaminase — encoded protein: MTPLTRFAVQPLHTMTRRLADVASGRTAPDIIITGARVLSTYSERILSEREVWISGGRIAAVKPSGAHKATGGHAATYDAAGGIIAPGLVDPHIHIESSMVTACAYAEAALLNGTTTIFCDSHEIGNVMDVAGVEAMLEDARQAPLSIFLTVPSTVPATSAALETAGGDLTAEKIAGLFDRWPEAVALGEKMDFVPVTMGDERSHAIIAAALKRGRPVSGHIYGREFVAAYAASGVTDTHEAIDRDIADDLLEAGVWIFLRGGPPTTPWHSLPQAIRTITELGASHKRIAVCTDDRDADDLFQFGLDWVVREAVKAGMSPEQAWSMGSLHGATRFNAENEIGGLGGGRRADLVLMDDTLKPRCTWYGGELVVENGKITPRLDAALSQRYQYPKAAYATVKLPESIKLTPPLPAKACTVNAIKTALPGITLIHDKVAIEPAKDWPTLFERYGLCFVTVVERHGKSKGNVAYGLLKDFGLKRGAVASSVGHDSHNIVIAGTNEADMQVALTAIKQQQGGVCVVADGEVKACVALPIAGLLSDKRITEVAEEVKLLKTEWTAAGCTIPYMGFNLIPLSVIPEIRITDKGLVLVPQMCLTPLFE
- a CDS encoding LysR family transcriptional regulator, with protein sequence MDPHRLGLISTRLHYFQLVAQLGSIRQAARVLNVAPSSISRVIGQLEDELRTPLFERIRQRLKLTSAGEILLYRTRASHGELTRACTEIDDLQGLRRGTVTVAVVESIARGLLLDVMSTFWERYPAITVDIRVMGSQRAFDAVAEGECDIGIAFDIRTPRNAQRLSGTMLSMGVLMHPDHRLAGRTELRLFDLAGERVVLSDTSLSLSASIEEALSGSSIDFGRRARTNSIGVMADLATRGDGVALQTRVGVQAEIVRGALVFVPLRDPKLRPRKLVLMSRAKSGMSEAAASLATMLTAAIEALAGG
- a CDS encoding thiamine pyrophosphate-binding protein: MKQSAVAAVIRGLKKAGVSIVCYLPDSLFKELYPALDADPDIRTIRVTNEGEGAAICGGVFLSGKRAALVMENSGLRASVEPLARMGLGAGIPVVMLMSYRGELGENNWWAIPHGITMEPVLNALRIPYRIVTEEERIERAITDAFDWSYAAYYHSAVALGGGVVR
- a CDS encoding thiamine pyrophosphate-dependent enzyme, whose protein sequence is MKRFDCMTALARRLTDQLVILSLGASVDEWYNAAPHMREASLFQQQLGCVTPQAFGLAAGLPHRRIVSLDTDGGMMFNLGILATLGNEQPANLFVVVWDNECYQSIGGPPTHTASGRVDIAAIARGAGVANAYTAHTVEEFDEHCAKGLAADVPYVVVAKVAGTVQPDIKRKHSDGREDKYIFVRHVERTEGVVIMGPSEHN
- a CDS encoding GMC family oxidoreductase; protein product: MDRLQPAYDYIVVGGGSGGAVVARRLAERGDASVLLLEAGPSDLGIPAIEDAANWTGLLRGPYDWGYDYAPSPHLNGRTIAIPRGRVLGGSSSINAMLWYRGHPRDYDAWEAAGAAGWNFRSVLPYFKRAEDWEGGETEFRGAGGPLRIERPHNPHPLALAMLDGAAELGLPVIDDPNGPSNEGASLANLNMSSGQRWSAARGYLRAVAERSNLAIRTRALAIGLGFAAGRCVSVRCIVGRSIREIRAEREIILALGAIDTPRLLLMSGIGPPDDLRRLGVSVVQALPGVGENLQDHPLLMGINFRARTPLGPVRDNGGGSMMNWKSRPELAAPDLHAFVVQGPHAGAEIASAYDLSGDVFAISPGLMRSASVGRLRLHSAAPGGRIDIQPNFLAEPADLEALIAGIDRVMDLAATSAFASSATGPAAPDRRLTRSEKVAFIRNSCATFFHPCGTCAMGGDDRAVVDPQLRVRGIDGLRIADASVIPIIPSCNTHAPVVMIAERAADLIRAAA